In a genomic window of Coprococcus eutactus:
- the cas2 gene encoding CRISPR-associated endonuclease Cas2 produces MLLLITYDVNTETSAGKNRLRKVAKQCENYGRRVQNSVFECIVDQAQSVKLKALLSEIIDDTVDSLRFYYLGSKYQTKVDHIGCDKGIDVDQPLIF; encoded by the coding sequence ATGTTATTATTGATAACCTATGATGTTAATACGGAAACATCTGCAGGAAAAAATAGATTGAGAAAGGTTGCAAAACAATGTGAAAATTATGGCCGACGAGTACAGAATTCAGTTTTCGAATGTATAGTGGACCAAGCACAGAGCGTTAAATTGAAAGCCTTGTTGTCTGAAATAATTGATGATACAGTGGACAGTCTCAGGTTTTATTATTTGGGAAGTAAATATCAAACTAAAGTTGATCATATAGGATGTGATAAGGGGATAGATGTTGATCAGCCATTAATTTTTTGA